The Dreissena polymorpha isolate Duluth1 chromosome 8, UMN_Dpol_1.0, whole genome shotgun sequence genome includes the window CGGGGATACCCGATTATCGACTGTAAGCAAACAAAGTGATGTCTGTTTGACAATCATGAATGTGTGTTTTCAACGGTGTAAATGGACTCAAAATATGAACGAAAAGGTTTGTACTgaccttattattaataatttattattttcttatgcaattttgatattcggtttataatgctgataaagcagcggtattgttttttttgttatatgttttcGCGAGGACGAAACGTTCAAACGAAggattttttactgaaataaatccTGTTCAGAAATGTTGAGATAGATTTAAAAGGTGGAAATATTGACTTGTTTTATCTAAGGACATTTCGTATTCGTCAAAGTATGAACACTTTttggcatttatattttaaagcaacTAAAGGACGCTCGTACTGGTCTTAGTCATACCGTGCTTTTGTACCAATTGaccattttttaaaaatgaaagccaACGACATCCAATGCAACATATGGTTTCTTAAAAAGCTATTTGTTTGATTAGAGCTTGTACTAAGCTATACCCGGcctaatgtgtattaatgtgtaaAGTACAATGTATCAGTTATCATGAATGTTATGAAACAGAATTTTGTTCAACAGATTAATGACCACGACTATGCTGTCCAGTTTGACACAGCAACACCAGTATTCGACTCAAAACCGGATGGAAAACAGATTCAAGACATTACCGTATCACTCGAGAAGAAGTCGaaggtaaattaaattgtttagtcaattgatttgtttaaataacatttgggaataaaacatttatagacatataataattaatatcaat containing:
- the LOC127840971 gene encoding uncharacterized protein LOC127840971, producing the protein MNVCFQRCKWTQNMNEKINDHDYAVQFDTATPVFDSKPDGKQIQDITVSLEKKSKSNRICCVPKCHTTGYGLLEGHGKPSYHAFPAEDDPFQAVWLNKIRRDEDNILR